A genomic region of Camelus ferus isolate YT-003-E chromosome 11, BCGSAC_Cfer_1.0, whole genome shotgun sequence contains the following coding sequences:
- the PBLD gene encoding phenazine biosynthesis-like domain-containing protein isoform X2 has protein sequence MKLPIFIADAFTAKAFRGNPAAVCLLENKLDEDMHQKIAREMNLSETAFIRKLHPTDNFTQSSCFGLRWFTPASEVPLCGHATLASAAVLFHKMKNVNSTITFVTLSGELKARRAEDGIVLDLPLYPAHPQDFLEVEDLIKTAIGDTLVQDIRYSPDTRKLLVRLSDTYNRSFLESLKVNTQNLPQVENTGKVKGLILTLKGEHGGQTQEFDFYSRYFAPWVGVAEDPVTGSAHTVLSSYWSQQLGKKDMHAFQCSHRGGELKISLRPDGRVDIEGGAALVLEGTLTA, from the exons ATGAAGCTCCCTATTTTCATAGCAGATGCATTCACAGCAAAAGCCTTTCGTGGGAATCCTGCTGCTGTTTGCCTCCTAGAAAAT aAATTGGATGAAGACATGCATCAAAAAATTGCAAGGGAAATGAACCTTTCTGAAACTGCTTTCATCCGAAAACTACACCCAACTGACAACTTTACACaaa GTTCCTGCTTTGGATTAAGGTGGTTTACACCAGCGAGTGAGGTTCCTCTCTGTGGCCATGCTACCCTGGCTTCTGCAGCTGTGCTCTTTCACAAAATGA aaAACGTGAATAGCACTATAACCTTTGTCACTCTGAGTGGGGAACTAAAGGCCAGAAGAGCAGAGGATGGTATCGTCTTGGACCTGCCTCTTTATCCAGCTCATCCCCAG GACTTCCTTGAAGTGGAGGACTTGATAAAG ACTGCCATAGGTGACACCTTGGTTCAGGACATCCGCTATTCTCCAGATACCCGGAAGCTCCTTGTCCGGCTCAGTGATACTTATAACAG GTCATTTCTGGAGAGCCTGAAAGTGAACACACAGAATCTGCCGCAAGTGGAAAACACAGGGAAGGTGAAAGGACTCATTCTCACCCTCAAGGGAGAGCATGGTGGGCAGACCCAAGAGTTTGACTTTTACTCCAGATACTTCGCGCCGTGGGTTGGTGTGGCTGAAGACCCCGTAACAG GGTCTGCACACACTGTTCTCAGCAGCTACTGgtcccagcagctggggaagaAAGACATGCACG cCTTTCAGTGTTCCCACCGAGGAGGAGAACTGAAGATTTCACTGCGTCCTGATGGACGAGTTGACATTGAGGGGGGTGCTGCTCTTGTGTTGGAAGGCACGCTGACAGCCTAG
- the PBLD gene encoding phenazine biosynthesis-like domain-containing protein isoform X1 has translation MGVGPRQCCFKISPSDLSMQSRWRMAEILLRQKLDEDMHQKIAREMNLSETAFIRKLHPTDNFTQSSCFGLRWFTPASEVPLCGHATLASAAVLFHKMKNVNSTITFVTLSGELKARRAEDGIVLDLPLYPAHPQDFLEVEDLIKTAIGDTLVQDIRYSPDTRKLLVRLSDTYNRSFLESLKVNTQNLPQVENTGKVKGLILTLKGEHGGQTQEFDFYSRYFAPWVGVAEDPVTGSAHTVLSSYWSQQLGKKDMHAFQCSHRGGELKISLRPDGRVDIEGGAALVLEGTLTA, from the exons atgggggtgggacccaggcagtGCTGTTTTAAAATCTCCCCAAGTGATTTGAGTATGCAATCAAGATGGAGAATGGCTGAGATTTTACTGAGACAG aAATTGGATGAAGACATGCATCAAAAAATTGCAAGGGAAATGAACCTTTCTGAAACTGCTTTCATCCGAAAACTACACCCAACTGACAACTTTACACaaa GTTCCTGCTTTGGATTAAGGTGGTTTACACCAGCGAGTGAGGTTCCTCTCTGTGGCCATGCTACCCTGGCTTCTGCAGCTGTGCTCTTTCACAAAATGA aaAACGTGAATAGCACTATAACCTTTGTCACTCTGAGTGGGGAACTAAAGGCCAGAAGAGCAGAGGATGGTATCGTCTTGGACCTGCCTCTTTATCCAGCTCATCCCCAG GACTTCCTTGAAGTGGAGGACTTGATAAAG ACTGCCATAGGTGACACCTTGGTTCAGGACATCCGCTATTCTCCAGATACCCGGAAGCTCCTTGTCCGGCTCAGTGATACTTATAACAG GTCATTTCTGGAGAGCCTGAAAGTGAACACACAGAATCTGCCGCAAGTGGAAAACACAGGGAAGGTGAAAGGACTCATTCTCACCCTCAAGGGAGAGCATGGTGGGCAGACCCAAGAGTTTGACTTTTACTCCAGATACTTCGCGCCGTGGGTTGGTGTGGCTGAAGACCCCGTAACAG GGTCTGCACACACTGTTCTCAGCAGCTACTGgtcccagcagctggggaagaAAGACATGCACG cCTTTCAGTGTTCCCACCGAGGAGGAGAACTGAAGATTTCACTGCGTCCTGATGGACGAGTTGACATTGAGGGGGGTGCTGCTCTTGTGTTGGAAGGCACGCTGACAGCCTAG
- the LOC102513337 gene encoding LOW QUALITY PROTEIN: histone PARylation factor 1-like (The sequence of the model RefSeq protein was modified relative to this genomic sequence to represent the inferred CDS: inserted 3 bases in 2 codons), giving the protein MVGGGGKRKPGGEGPQCEKAAAVQKSKSCAADVPSDLREKVERHSRLSLPEDFYHFWRFCEGLGPEKPADSLSANLGLRLVGPYDILAGKQKMRKSASLNCNLHWRFYYDPPEFQTIFVEDNKTQFHMGYFRDSPDELPVLVGRNEAKKSCTIVQNGDNMFAXKLFLMKKLKEVTNKKKTSLLKNIDEKLTEAAQELRFSLKQKXTKMRQRDKRVVAKTFHRAGLVVPVDKNDVGYRELPETDASLRRICRTIASAPSDDKRLRAFAPVREMVTFMQFAKDECDYGVRLKLGTDLFCHGSQYFHEVAGQLLSLAYNLLKRNLFAEIIEDHLAHKSTEDVDKLAA; this is encoded by the exons ATGGTGGGTGGCGGCGGGAAACGCAAGCCTGGCGGGGAGGGGCCGCAGTGTGAAAAAGCAGCTGCCGTGCAGAAGAGTAAATCCTGTGCAGCTGACGTCCCCAGTGACCTGCGAGAAAAAGTAGAACGTCATTCCAGGCTTTCTCTGCCTGAAGATTTCTATCACTTCTGGAGGTTCTGTGAAGGTCTTGGTCCTGAGAAGCCAGCTGATTCACTTTCTGCAAACCTTGGACTTCGGTTAGTAGGCCCTTATGATATCCTGGCCGGGAAACAGAAAATGAGGAAGTCAGCAAGCCTGAATTGTAATCTCCACTGGAGATTTTACTATGATCCTCCCGAGTTCCAGACCATTTTTGTTGAAGATAATAAAACTCAGTTCCACATGGGGTATTTCAGGGATTCTCCTGATGAACTTCCAGTACTTGTTGGTagaaatgaagcaaagaaaagctGTACAATTGTTCAAAATGGAGATAACATGTTTG GcaaattatttttgatgaaaaaacttaaagaagtaacaaataagaagaaaactaGTCTTCTGAAAAACATAGATGAGAAGCTCACAGAAGCAGCCCAAGAACTGCGGTTCTCCCTGAAACAGAA CACGAAGATGCGACAGAGAGATAAGAGGGTTGTGGCAAAGACCTTTCACCGGGCAGGCTTGGTTGTCCCAGTGGATAAGAATGATGTTGGGTACCGAGAGCTCCCTGAAACAGATGCCAGCCTCAGGAGGATCTGCAGGACCATCGCCAGTGCGCCCAGTGATGACAAGAGACTCAGGGCGTTTGCTCCTGTTCGGGAAATGGTGACGTTCATGCAGTTTGCTAAGGATGAATGCGATTATGGGGTGCGGCTAAAGCTGGGGACCGACCTCTTCTGTCATGGTTCCCAGTATTTTCATGAAGTTGCTGGACAGCTTTTATCTCTTGCATATAATCTGTTGAAGAGGAATCTCTTTGCAGAAATTATTGAAGACCATCTGGCACACAAAAGTACAGAGGACGTGGACAAGCTCGCAGCATGA